One segment of Brassica napus cultivar Da-Ae chromosome C3, Da-Ae, whole genome shotgun sequence DNA contains the following:
- the LOC125583994 gene encoding uncharacterized protein LOC125583994, which yields MSSSSSDGLDERIDELVDEIVEDYYNDIVEDQPDDEANRAYIERDREGGDDQLWNDYFSEDPTYSAQIFRRRFRMKKNLFMRIVRALKQNFIFFQQRKDATGRWGLSSLQKCTAAIRLLAYGTAADSVDEYLRLADTTAHSCLHHFTDAVIQLFGNEYLRRPTKADLQRLLYIGEQRGFPGMVGSIDCTLNDINVLDRSPVFDDILEGRAPRTVYIQNGQHLSNLSHSLNVPNKRYLLNGKKQPEKMSSGHLEYCKLGLRL from the exons atgtcatcatcttcatccgaTGGTCTAGACGAAAGAATAGACGAACTTGTTGATGAAATCGTTGAAGATTACTACAACGACATAGTGGAGGACCAACCCGATGATGAGGCGAACCGTGCTTATATTGAACGAGACCGTGAAGGAGGAGATGATCAGTTATGGAATGACTACTTCAGTGAAGACCCGACATACTCGGCACAAATATTTAGAAGACGTTTCCGCATGAAAAAGAATTTATTCATGCGTATTGTTAGAGCCCTCAAGCAGAACTTTATATTCTTTCAGCAGAGAAAAGATGCAACCGGGAGGTGGGGTCTATCatcacttcaaaagtgtacggcGGCTATTCGTCTGCTTGCTTATGGTACAGCGGCTGACTCggttgacgaatatctccgacttgctGACACCACAGCACACTCTTGTTTACATCATTTCACTGACGCAGTTATACAGTTATTTGGCAATGAGTATCTACGACGACCCACAAAGGcggatcttcaacgactactctATATTGGAGAGCAACGCGGTTTTCCAGGGATGGTCGGGAGCattgact gtaccttaaacgatattaatgtcCTCGATCGGTCTCCTGTTTTTGACGATATTTTAGAAGGTCGAGCTCCGAGG acggtatatatccaaaatggtcaacatttatccaatctatcacaCTCCCTCAATGTCCCAAACAAGCGTTATTTGCTAAATGGCAAGAAGCagcccgaaaagatgtcgagcgggcatttggagtattgcaagctcGGTTTGCGATTGTGA
- the LOC106448669 gene encoding putative F-box/LRR-repeat protein At5g02700, translated as MAKRRGKRSRRQRRILNPHRKIQQVIEGADFINSMPDEILNHILSFIPIDLAIRTSVLSRRWRHAWCELPCLHLRTTAKGIDQTLLSYRRLKIMSFKLCVTHKVTEPQFNSWVEFAMSRNVGELSLTGLFFYYETYGFPDCFYLSSSLRQLNLVDFDMLPGCTVSWNFLRRLTLSSCSLYDESIANILSGSPNLETLQLFYCGGLLKRLDLSKSLSLRALEIYGWSQRSGQMEIVAPHIHYLNLKNSDVAPCTLVDVSSLADAILCIGLNRYRPFKAGFQQYADVLQTIVLKMLAKLQNVERLTFCGGYLLQILSLAMLCGVRLPKLKVQSLTVQTNFARSFIPSIARLLQNSPGLKKLEVHATYVSYIKDADLDEYLRISQGLDSDTCWRSKHEVFPTTSRMYSMSDCNDAKMKLLGSFLRLVLRNAKRLEKIVVWLGDSYFSDEQMERLLMVGTLSPNNNVSIEFK; from the exons ATGGCGAAAAGGCGAGGGAAACGTAGCCGTCGACAACGTCGTATATTAAACCCCCACCGCAAAATCCAACAAGTTATCGAAGGAGCAGATTTCATAAACTCTATGCCAGATGAGATCCTCAACCATATTCTCTCCTTTATTCCCATCGATCTCGCCATCAGAACGTCCGTCTTGTCCAGACGGTGGAGGCATGCATGGTGCGAATTACCTTGTCTCCACCTTAGAACGACCGCTAAGGGGATAGACCAAACCTTGCTTTCCTACAGGAGACTGAAAATCATGAGTTTTAAACTTTGTGTGACCCATAAAGTCACTGAGCCCCAGTTTAATAGCTGGGTCGAGTTCGCTATGTCTCGCAATGTGGGGGAGCTGTCTCTGACCggcctttttttttattacgagACTTATGGTTTCCCGGATTGCTTCTATCTTAGTTCCTCCTTAAGGCAACTCAATTTGGTGGATTTTGATATGCTTCCTGGATGCACTGTGTCTTGGAACTTCCTAAGGAGGTTGACATTGAGTAGTTGTAGTCTCTATGATGAATCTATTGCTAATATTCTCTCTGGCTCTCCAAATCTTGAAACCTTGCAATTGTTTTACTGTGGTGGTTTACTTAAGCGTCTTGATCTGAGTAAATCACTGAGTCTGAGAGCACTAGAAATATATGGCTGGTCCCAGCGTTCAGGTCAGATGGAGATTGTAGCACCgcacatccattatttgaatttgaaaaactcTGATGTGGCACCATGTACTTTAGTGGATGTCTCCTCTCTGGCCGATGCTATCCTTTGCATTGGCTTGAACAGGTACCGTCCTTTCAAGGCTGGTTTTCAACAATATGCTGATGTTCTTCAGACCATTGTGCTTAAGATGCTAGCAAAATTGCAAAACGTAGAGAGGCTTACGTTTTGTGGGGGATACCTTCTTCAG ATTCTATCTCTCGCCATGCTCTGTGGTGTTCGTTTACCGAAGCTCAAGGTCCAATCTTTGACTGTTCAGACAAATTTTGCTCGATCTTTTATTCCTAGCATAGCAAGGTTACTACAAAATTCACCTGGATTGAAGAAGCTTGAAGTACACGCAACATACGTGAGCTATATCAAG gatgctgatttgGACGAGTATTTAAGAATATCACAAGGCTTGGATTCAGACACATGTTGGAGATCAAAGCATGAGGTGTTTCCTACCACAAGCCGGATGTATTCCATGTCGGATTGTAATGATGCAAAGATGAAACTCTTAGGTTCGTTCCTGAGATTGGTGCTGAGAAACGCAAAGAGACTAGAGAAGATCGTTGTATGGCTGGGAGATTCTTACTTTAGTGATGAACAAATGGAGCGGCTTCTGATGGTTGGGACACTTTCTCCAAACAATAATGTCTCCATTGAGTTCAAATGA